In the Engystomops pustulosus chromosome 2, aEngPut4.maternal, whole genome shotgun sequence genome, one interval contains:
- the BTG3 gene encoding protein BTG3: MKNEISAVVFFVSRLLQNNKRLRREEIEMFSEELSRILHDKYLNHWYPQTPSKGQAYRCIRVNRYHGADPDLQKACFNCGLMYEDLGLPLEMTLWVDPCEVCCRYGEKNPSFVVASFQSTDEKMEISRKVSYAMEKVTSDYHSGSSSDDEVYVNKKIPSPPLLLRAVDSYQVPEFRPQPIPSWNKIPKRKPGAHYPQQQPRFTSGYQQGRNKNYGRPPWLPPPQVLQMERNQWHNLHMMGTGHQCLV; encoded by the exons ATGAAGAACGAAATTTCTGCAGTTGTGTTTTTTGTCTCAAGACTGCTGCAAAATAACAAGAGGCTGAGGAGGGAGGAGATTGAGATGTTTTCTGAAGAGCTGAGCAGGATTCTCCACGACAAGTACCTCAATCACTGGTACCCCCAGACCCCGAGCAAAGGACAAGCCTACAG ATGTATCCGTGTAAACCGATATCACGGAGCGGATCCGGACCTCCAGAAAGCTTGTTTCAACTGTGGCCTTATGTATGAAGATTTAGGATTGCCTCTGGAAATGACCTTGTGGGTAGATCCCTGTGAAGTGTGCTGCAG ATATGGAGAGAAGAATCCTTCATTTGTGGTGGCGAGCTTCCAGAGCACGGACGAAAAGATGGAGATCTCCCGGAAAGTGAGCTACGCCATGGAAAAGGTGACCTCCGATTATCACTCGGGCTCCTCCTCGGATGATGAAGTCTATGTCAATAAGAAGATTCCTTCCCCTCCGCTCCTCCTCAGGGCAGTGGACTCCTATCAG GTGCCAGAATTCAGACCTCAACCAATTCCTTCCTGGAACAAGATTCCAAAGAGGAAGCCGGGGGCTCATTACCCGCAGCAGCAGCCGCGCTTCACTTCCGGTTACCAGCAGGGAAGGAACAAGAACTATGGTCGCCCCCCATGGCTGCCGCCGCCGCAGGTCCTGCAGATGGAGCGCAACCAGTGGCACAATCTCCATATGATGGGCACCGGGCACCAGTGTCTGGTCTAA